The Pantoea phytobeneficialis genome has a segment encoding these proteins:
- the mtnC gene encoding acireductone synthase: MIRAIVTDIEGTTSDIRFVHNVLFPYARQHLTAFVREHQDDAPVAAALAAVREESGAAQASLDEVIATLLSYIDQDRKSPGLKALQGMIWRDGYVSGQFTGHLYPDVLPAFERWQQQGKALYVYSSGSVAAQKLLFGYSDEGDLTSLFSGYFDTGVGAKRETQSYRNIAQQIGYAPSELLFLSDIHQELDAAAEAGWHTLQLIRGEADSESRHRQVNDFSQINPESI, translated from the coding sequence ATGATTCGCGCAATTGTTACCGATATTGAAGGCACCACCAGCGATATTCGCTTTGTCCACAACGTGCTGTTCCCCTATGCCCGCCAGCATCTGACGGCGTTTGTTCGTGAACATCAGGACGACGCGCCAGTGGCGGCGGCGCTTGCGGCGGTACGTGAGGAGTCCGGCGCAGCGCAAGCTTCGCTGGACGAGGTGATTGCTACCCTGCTGAGCTACATCGATCAGGATCGCAAATCACCCGGCCTGAAAGCGTTGCAGGGCATGATCTGGCGAGATGGCTATGTCAGTGGCCAGTTTACCGGCCATCTCTACCCGGATGTGTTACCCGCATTTGAACGCTGGCAACAGCAGGGCAAGGCGCTGTACGTATATTCCTCCGGTTCCGTGGCGGCGCAGAAATTATTATTTGGCTACAGCGATGAAGGTGATTTAACGTCGTTGTTTAGCGGCTATTTTGACACTGGCGTCGGTGCCAAGCGCGAAACCCAGTCCTATCGCAATATTGCGCAGCAGATTGGTTATGCGCCGTCGGAACTGTTGTTCCTGTCCGATATTCATCAGGAACTGGATGCCGCTGCCGAAGCGGGCTGGCATACCCTGCAATTAATTCGCGGCGAGGCGGATAGCGAAAGCCGTCATCGTCAGGTAAATGATTTTTCCCAGATTAACCCGGAGTCGATTTAG
- a CDS encoding methylthioribulose 1-phosphate dehydratase, with protein MTDFLPLEQLVAACHWIGAKGWAPATGGNMSVRQDDEYCLLSASGKDKGRLTRDDFIQVEIATNAVPSGRKPSAETGLHTLIYRLFPQAGAVLHTHTVNSTVLSRVEKGSALLLSGYEMQKTLAGQETHLNTVAIPLFDNDQDIDALAERIAAFSRETPLRYGFLLRGHGLTCWGKDVNEARRHLEGLEFLFECELQRRLLEAR; from the coding sequence ATGACCGATTTTCTTCCACTGGAACAGTTGGTGGCGGCCTGCCACTGGATTGGCGCAAAAGGCTGGGCACCGGCCACTGGCGGCAACATGTCGGTGCGTCAGGATGACGAATACTGCCTGCTGAGCGCATCAGGCAAGGATAAAGGGCGTCTGACGCGCGATGACTTTATTCAGGTAGAGATCGCCACTAACGCGGTACCCTCCGGGCGTAAGCCGTCGGCGGAAACCGGCCTGCATACCTTAATCTATCGCCTGTTTCCGCAAGCAGGCGCGGTGTTGCATACCCATACGGTGAACTCGACGGTACTGTCGCGCGTGGAAAAGGGCAGCGCGTTGCTGCTGAGTGGTTATGAGATGCAGAAAACCCTCGCCGGTCAGGAGACTCACCTTAACACTGTCGCGATTCCCCTGTTCGATAACGACCAGGATATTGATGCGCTGGCGGAACGTATCGCGGCTTTTTCCCGTGAGACGCCGCTGCGTTACGGCTTTTTGCTCCGCGGCCACGGTCTGACCTGCTGGGGCAAAGACGTCAATGAAGCCCGCCGTCATCTGGAAGGGCTGGAATTTTTGTTTGAATGTGAACTACAACGTCGGCTGCTGGAGGCCAGATGA
- a CDS encoding 1,2-dihydroxy-3-keto-5-methylthiopentene dioxygenase — protein sequence MSALTIFTDTEASQPVWHSTDAEAIRERLNAKGVRFERWEADRDLGATPDSDTVIKAYQHAIDRLVAEKGYQSWDVLSMRADNPQKEALRSKFLNEHTHSEDEVRFFVEGSGLFCLHLDGQVYQILCEKQDLISVPAGTPHWFDMGSEPHFTAIRIFDNQEGWIANFTGDSIADAYPRLA from the coding sequence ATGAGTGCACTGACCATTTTTACCGATACCGAAGCCAGCCAGCCGGTGTGGCACAGTACCGATGCAGAAGCGATTCGCGAGCGTCTCAACGCCAAAGGCGTGCGTTTTGAACGCTGGGAAGCAGATCGCGATCTGGGTGCCACCCCGGATTCTGACACGGTGATCAAAGCTTATCAGCATGCGATCGATCGTCTGGTGGCCGAAAAAGGTTATCAGAGCTGGGATGTGTTGAGCATGCGTGCCGACAACCCGCAGAAAGAAGCGCTGCGCAGCAAGTTTCTCAATGAACATACCCACAGCGAAGATGAAGTTCGCTTCTTTGTTGAAGGTTCAGGTCTGTTCTGCCTGCATCTGGATGGTCAGGTGTACCAGATCCTGTGTGAAAAACAGGATCTGATTTCAGTGCCGGCTGGCACGCCGCATTGGTTTGATATGGGTTCTGAGCCGCACTTTACCGCCATCCGTATTTTCGACAACCAGGAAGGCTGGATTGCGAACTTCACTGGCGACAGCATTGCGGATGCTTATCCGCGTCTGGCTTGA
- the mtnA gene encoding S-methyl-5-thioribose-1-phosphate isomerase, with translation MQTLRTTSLEIRDNQLWILDQQALPQQKNWLPAHDVVQLVDHIHALRVRGAPLIGLSASLLLALLAEQGMAQAALAEALEVLRAARPTAVNLMNNLDRMKVALAHPDFVSALTHEALRLVEEDKQLCDNIARAGSALVKPGSQLLTHCNTGGLATAGVGTALGVIAHAHQQGKVKNVWVDETRPLLQGGRLTAWELGELGIPYHLITDSMAASLMARGVVDAIWFGADRIAANGDVANKIGTYSLAVLAQYHGVPFYVAAPHTTLDRLCPNGDAIPIEQRAASEVTGVAGSFGSVQWAPENAAVYNPAFDVTPAALISGWVLDTGVVTPEQVKEGIFQVR, from the coding sequence ATGCAAACACTTCGCACTACCAGCCTGGAAATTCGCGATAACCAGCTCTGGATCCTCGACCAGCAGGCGCTGCCCCAGCAGAAAAATTGGTTGCCTGCACACGATGTCGTACAACTGGTTGATCATATCCACGCATTGCGGGTGCGTGGCGCACCGTTAATCGGCCTTTCCGCCAGCCTGCTGCTGGCGTTACTGGCGGAACAGGGCATGGCGCAGGCGGCACTGGCTGAAGCGCTGGAGGTACTGCGTGCGGCGCGTCCGACGGCGGTGAATCTGATGAACAACCTCGATCGTATGAAAGTGGCGCTGGCACACCCGGATTTTGTCAGCGCGCTGACCCACGAGGCACTGCGCCTGGTAGAGGAAGATAAACAGCTGTGCGACAACATTGCCCGGGCAGGTAGCGCGTTAGTGAAGCCAGGCAGCCAGTTGCTGACCCACTGCAACACCGGAGGCCTGGCGACCGCAGGCGTGGGCACCGCGCTGGGGGTGATTGCTCATGCGCACCAGCAGGGTAAGGTGAAAAATGTTTGGGTGGATGAAACCCGTCCGTTATTGCAGGGGGGCCGCCTGACCGCATGGGAATTGGGTGAGTTGGGGATTCCTTACCATCTGATCACCGATTCAATGGCTGCCAGCCTGATGGCGCGCGGCGTGGTTGATGCCATTTGGTTTGGTGCGGATCGCATTGCGGCCAATGGCGATGTGGCGAATAAAATAGGCACCTACAGCCTGGCGGTGCTGGCGCAGTACCACGGCGTACCGTTCTATGTAGCGGCACCGCATACCACGCTGGACCGCCTGTGCCCGAATGGCGACGCCATTCCGATTGAACAACGCGCCGCCAGCGAAGTCACCGGCGTAGCAGGCAGTTTTGGCAGCGTGCAGTGGGCACCAGAGAACGCTGCCGTTTACAACCCGGCGTTTGATGTCACGCCCGCGGCGTTAATCAGTGGTTGGGTGCTGGATACCGGCGTGGTGACGCCTGAGCAGGTTAAAGAGGGGATTTTTCAGGTTAGGTGA